A single Syngnathoides biaculeatus isolate LvHL_M chromosome 18, ASM1980259v1, whole genome shotgun sequence DNA region contains:
- the LOC133491928 gene encoding alpha-crystallin B chain-like: MDIPIQYPWYRRAFPYRRTDLSFVESLTDWPLIWPFPWSFAWMRPSFMRWLNWPENGHSEMSVEKDRYVIYLDVKHFSPEELNVNVGDEFITIHAKHDERQDDHGYVSREFVRKYRLPTGVSCADITSSLSFDGVLTITAPRSSPGPERNIPISCDDGTPKQKM, translated from the exons ATGGATATCCCCATTCAGTACCCCTGGTACCGCCGGGCCTTCCCATACCGACGTACTGACCTGTCCTTTGTCGAGTCTCTCACCGACTGGCCTCTCATCTGGCCTTTCCCCTGGTCCTTTGCTTGGATGCGCCCCAGTTTCATGCGCTGGTTAAACTGGCCAGAAAATGGACACAGTGAG ATGTCCGTGGAAAAGGATCGCTATGTGATTTATCTGGATGTGAAGCATTTCTCACCGGAGGAGCTCAACGTCAACGTCGGTGACGAGTTCATCACAATACATGCCAAGCATGACGAAAGACAG GACGACCACGGCTATGTGTCCAGGGAGTTTGTGCGAAAATACAGGCTGCCCACCGGGGTGTCGTGCGCTGATATCACCTCCAGCTTGTCGTTCGACGGCGTGCTGACAATCACTGCACCCAGGTCTTCACCCGGTCCCGAGCGTAACATCCCAATATCCTGTGACGATGGAACACCCAAGCAGAAAATGTAG
- the mia gene encoding melanoma-derived growth regulatory protein: MPCKFFLFLSLGLFLPSSNAGRQMPKLSARKLCADSECSYPILIARAVQDYNPADCRFISIRQGQLVYVYGMLQDTGNLFWAGSVQDSYYGGQEAHIGHFPSSVVEEVQALEPAKTEVKTTKWDFYCK; encoded by the exons ATGCCTTGcaaattctttctttttctctcacttGGGCTTTTCTTGCCAAGCTCTAATGCTGGAAGACAGATGCCTAAACTTTCTGCTAGAAAACTCTGCGCTGACTCAGAATGCAGCT ATCCTATCCTGATAGCTCGTGCTGTGCAGGACTACAACCCCGCAGACTGCAGGTTCATCTCCATCAGACAGGGGCAGCTAGTTTATGTCTACGGCATGCTACAGGACACTGGCAACCTCTTCTGGGCAGGCAGC GTTCAGGATTCCTATTATGGAGGACAGGAGGCTCATATTGGTCACTTTCCAAGCAGCGTGGTGGAGGAGGTTCAAGCTCTCGAGCCAGCCAAAACAGAAGTGAAGACGACC aaatGGGACTTTTACTGTAAGTAA